One segment of Candidatus Nitrospira nitrosa DNA contains the following:
- a CDS encoding cell division protein ZapA → MTKTIDVEIYGHRYAITGDSDDAYVRRLAHFVDDHMKHLAEGMKTTTPSKLAVLTAINLAHQLFESEKKRVQGEADVERRMVTLMESIEEQMPSSLFR, encoded by the coding sequence TTGACTAAGACCATCGATGTGGAAATTTATGGTCACCGCTATGCCATCACCGGAGACAGCGATGATGCCTATGTCCGTCGGCTGGCTCATTTTGTCGACGACCATATGAAGCACCTCGCGGAGGGAATGAAGACCACGACACCCTCGAAACTAGCCGTGCTCACCGCGATTAATTTAGCTCACCAACTCTTCGAGTCCGAGAAGAAGCGGGTTCAGGGCGAGGCCGATGTCGAACGGCGGATGGTGACCTTAATGGAATCGATCGAGGAGCAGATGCCGTCGTCGCTCTTCCGATAG